Genomic DNA from Spirochaetaceae bacterium:
TGCACCCGGCTCATCGCGCTTCGCCCGCGCCGGCGCCGTCGTGTACCGCCGGACGCAGCAGGCCGGCACCGTCGAGCAGCCCGGCAAGTATGTCGCCGGCGGCGCGTACGCCCAGTTCACGGCGCCGCGGCCGGATCTGCAGCAGCAGGTCGTAGCCCGGCGCCACGCGGTGCTTCAGAAGACGGTACGCCTCACGCACCAGGCGGCGCTGCCGGTTGCGCGCCGGCGCATGGGCGAAACCACGCGCCGGACATACCACTACCCGGCTCAGATGCGCATGATTGGCGGCGTAGAATACCCGCAGACCGCCGCGGCGGGGCGTGGAGCGGGCGCGGAACAGCTTGCGCACGCGGCGCCGGTCGGTAACCCGTTCCTGCTTAGTAAGGCTTCTTTTCATCCGACACCGAGAGCTTGGTGCGCCCCTTCCGTCGCCGGCGTTTGAGAATGTTGCGCCCGGAACGCGTACTCATGCGTTCCCGGAACCCGAATCGCCGACGGCGGCGTGTACGGCTTGGTTGGTAGGTACGTTTCATGAGATCCTTGGAATCCGGCTGGCGCCGGTCGCGAGTTCAGTCGTGCGAGTATACGGGCGCCGCCGCGCTCCTGTCAATCCGGATCCGGCCCGGGAGGCCCAGGGGGCCCGGCAGCAGCGCCCGTGCCGCCCGGACGGCGCTGCGAAGCGGGCGGCGCGGCCGGGCGCGCCGCAGCGCCCGCGGGCGACTCCGCCGCGGGCGGCACGCGGCTCACCACCAGGTGCAGGCGGGTAATGCCGAGCGCCGGAAACCGGCGCGCCACGCGGCGCAGAATCTGGCGCTGCCGCATCTGCACCAACTGCATCCACGCCGGGTGATCCACCTCCACCAGCAGGCGTCCGCGGTCGATGTCGCGCAGGCGCGCGCGGCCGGCCAGGTCGCGCCCGAGGATGTCGTCCCACACGCGGTAGATGCGCGCCTCCGGAGCCTGCGCATCGAACCCGGCGCGCGCGAGCACCTCCTTCAGCAGGTCGCCGGCTCGGTACACGGTGTGAATGCTCCCCCGGAAACGGCGAGGCTGATGGTTTCGGCGCGCCCGTAGCGCTGGTACGGCTCGTCGGGAAGAAAGGTAAAGAACGCCTGCTCGTACGCCGGCAGGTGGCGCAGGAACCGCTCCCGCTTGCCGGCGTCCAGCTCCAGCAGCACGTCGTCGAGCAGCAGGATCGGCCGCCGCCCGGTGGTGCGCTCGAAGAATGCCGCCTGGGCAACGCGCAGCACCAGCGACGCCAGCCGCTTCTGGCCGGTCGATCCCTGCGCCGCGAAGCGCGCCTGCCCGAGCGTAATCAGGAAGTCGTCACGGTGCGGGCCGCTGGTCGTGGTACCGGCGGCAAGGTCGCGCTCAAGCCGCGCGTGCAACTCGGCCTCGGCGTCGTCCGCGCACGCCGCCGTGCGCCACGACGGACGATACTCGATGTTGGCCTCCCCCATGCCGCCGATTCGGTCGCACAGATCCGCGAACACGGCGGCAAACTCGGCGCACAGTTCGCCGCGCCGGGTGCGGATCTCCCAACCGGCCGCCGCCAGCACCGGCTCGTATACGTCGACGTGGCGGCCGTCACCGCCGCGCAGCAGCGCATTGCGCGCCCGCAGCGCGCGCCGGTAGCGCCGCAGCACGTCGATGAACGACGGGTTGAACAGCGACAGCGTGTGATCGAACAGGCTCCGGCGCCGCTCCGGATCTCCGTCGATGAAGCGCAGGTCCTCGTGGGTGAAGGCGATCGCCGGGGCGAACTCGATCAATGCGGCACGGTCGCGAATGCGCTTGCCATCTACCGCGATGCGCTTGCCGGCGCTTCGCCCCAGGCCGATGCCCACGCCGCGCTCCTCCTCGCCGGCCGCCAGCCGGCCCCACACGGCAGCCTCGCGGCTGCCGTTGGCAATCAGGTCGCGGTCGTTGCGGGTGCGGAACGAGGCGCCGTAGCACAGCAGGTACACCGCTTCCAGGAAATTGGTCTTGCCCTGCCCGTTGTCACCAATCAGGAACACGTCGCGGCCGTCGATGTCGATGCGCAGCGATGCGATGTTGCGGAAGTCGGTGAGCCGCACCGCCAGCAGAGCCAACGCTAGTCGCAGCTTCAGCTGCTCTGCATCGGCATGACAATGTGGAAGAAGTCGCCTTCCGGCTCCGGCCGCAGCGACAGCGCCTTGCCGCTGTCGGTGAACTCCAGTGCCACCTGGTCGCCGGACATCTCGCGCAGCGGCTCGAGCAGGTACTCGAAGTTGAACGCCAGCACGATCTCGGGGCCGTCGTATTGGCACGGAACCTCCTCGCGCGCCGCGCCGATCTCCCCCTCGCTCGACCGGATCACCAGGTTGTCGGGCCGGCTCTCCAGGTAGATGCGGCGCGACTTCTGCTCCACCAGCAGCGACACCCGGCGCAACGCCTCCTCGAACGCGCCGCGCTCGATCAGCAGGCGCTGCTCCTGGCGCTCGGGGATCACCCGCTGGTAGTTGGGAAACTGCGCCTCGATCAGATTCGACGACAGGTGCTGGGTATCGAACGACACGTGGAAGCCGCGCTCGCTCACCGTCATCCGCAACTCGCCCTCGCGCGGCGCTTGCCGGCGCACCACGCTCAGCACCTTGGGAGGAATGATCACCCCCTTGAAGTCGGCAACCGCGGCATCCACCTCCTTCGACGCGTATGCCAGCCGCCGCCCATCGGTCGCCACCATGATTATCTGGTCGCCCTGCTTTTCCAGGAACACTCCGTTCATGAAGTACCTGGTCTCGTCGTCGGACACCGCGAACAGGGTGTGGGAGATCATCTCGATCAGATCCTGCTTCCCGAACGTGAACCCCTGCTCCTCGGCATCGCCCTGGAACGGCGGGTACTTGTCCGCCGCTATACCCTTGAGCTGGAAGCGGATGTTCTTGAACACCGGACTGATGCGCAGCACCGTGTCCTCCGACAGTTCGAGTTCCACCTCGCCGTCGGGGAGCGAACGGAGAATACCGTGCAGCTTGTCGCAGAACACCGTCACGCTGCCGTGCTGCTTGACCTCCACCGGTATCGTCGACTCGTAGTTGACCTTCAGATCGGTGGCACGAATGGTCAGTTTCCGCTCCGAGACGTCAAGCAGCACGTTGGACAGAATCGACAGCGAGTTGCGTACCGAGATGATTTCGTAGGCGTTGGCGATCTCGTGCAGGATGGCCTCGCGCTCGCAGGTGAACTTCATCGTGTCATTCCTTTCTTCCTAGTTGATTGGTGGTTATGGTAGTAGTTGCCGAGGATATGTGCAAAAACTGTATAACCTACTGTAGTGTTTGATTTTAACCGTCCACCGGGGTGGCTGGCGATGGCTCGGGCCTATCCACATTATACCCAGCTCAAGTACTGCTGCCCCGGTTTGCCCACCCGCGATGCAGAGATCGCGCACAGGTTATCCCGGTACGTACCCGGGCTTTGCGGCCGCCACTGGGGCAGGCCGCGGCGGGCGCTCAGGCCACGCTCTTCTGGCGCAGGGTGTTGATGATCCGCTGCAGGGTGGGCTCGAGGGTGGCGTCGGTCTTGAGCCGGTCGGTGATGCGCTGGCATGCGTGCATGACGGTGGTGTGGTCGCGGCCGCCGAACTCGAGGCCCACCTCGGTGGTCGAGAAGTTGGTAAGCGAGCGCGATACGTACATCGCCACCTGGCGCGGAAAGGCGATCGCCTTGGTGCGCTTCTTGCCCTTCAGGTCAGCCGGTGTGAGCGAAAAGTAGTCCGCCACGGCGCGCTGGATACCGTCGATGGTGATGCTCAGGTGCTCGGGCTTGGCGAAGAACTCCTGCAGTTCGCGCTGCGCGATCGGCGGCGTGATGGTACGCTGCATCAGCTCGGTATACGCCGCGAGCTTGGTGAGCGCCTTCTCCAGGTCGCGGACGTTGGAGCGGATGTTGCGGCAGATCAGCTCGACGATGCCGTGCTCGAGGGACAATCCGCGCTCTTCGATCTTGCGGGTGACGATGGCGATGCGCGTCTCGTAGGTAGGCGGCTGCAGGTCCACGTTCAGGCCGCGCTCGAATCGGTTGATCAGGCGGTCCGGCAGGTTCATCAGTTCCGACACCGGGCGGTCGCTGCTGAACACCATCTGCTTGTTGGCGTCGTACAGGGCGTTGAAGGTGTGGAACAGTTCCTGCTGGGTCTCCACCTTGCCCTGCAGGAACTGGATGTCGTCGATCAGCAGCACGTCCGCGGAGCGGTAGCGGTTCTTGAAGCGGTGCCCGGTCTTCTCCTTGATCGACTGGATGAACTCGTTGGTGAAGGTCTCCACGGTGACGTAGACCACCTTGAGGTCGGGCAGGGAGGCGTGCACCCAGTTGCCGATCGCTTGCAGGAGATGGGTCTTGCCGAGGCCGACACCGCCGTATACCAGGCATGGGTTGTAGGCCCGGCCCGGGTTCTTGGCGATGGCCACGGCCGCGTTGAGGGCGAACGTGTTGCTTTCGCCTTCGACCAGTCGGTCGAACGTGTAGTCGGGGTTGAGCTGACGGTGCCGGCGCGGCGCCTCGACCAGCACGGTCGCCACCGGGGCGGCCGGGGCGGCGGCAGCGGCCGGCTGCGCCTGGCTCACGCCGCGTATCACGTAGGCAAGCTTGAGGTGGAGTGCCGACAGCTCGAACAGCGCCCGTTCGAGCGCGGGCTGGAATCGCTGGGCTACCTGGTCGCGGTAGAACGTGGAAGGGACGCCGAGTTCGATGATCCCCTGCTGCGAACCGTGGTAGGTCATGTTGGCAAACCAGGTATCGAATTCCTGCCTGGTGATGGTGTCCCTGATGCGCTCGCGCGCCTCGTTCCAGAACGCCTCGTAATCCCAATGGTCAGCCACTATTCGTCTCCTGTCCACATGGAGCCAATTGCACCCGAAAAAACCGCCGAAAAGCGTTTATCGAACCATTTCATGCACAAGTTATTCACAGGGAGTTGAACAGAGGTGCGAGCGAGTCGCGGGCCCCGCGGGGTGGAATCCTGTGCCGTTATCGCGCCTGAAAGTGCATCTGAATGACTCATAAGTTTTTGTATGGAAATAAGTTGTGACAAGCAATACGATTTCATTCCGAGCCGTCTGCAATTCTGGAGAAGGTCTGTGGAACGCTGCAATTGCTTGTCCCCTGGGCACCTATCAGATGTCCACAAGTTATTCACAGCCGGTCCCCCAAGCAGTTGATAGTATCATCCGCAGACCGTAGCGGCAAGCCGCGGTACACGATAATCTGAGCGCGGAACACCATGCCAGATTTGCCAGATTTACCAGATTCGAATGATTCACGTGATGCGCCGGCTTCCGTGCCCGTTACGGTGCCGCTTGGTGAGCGCTCGGTAGTCCTGATCGGCACCGCGCACATCTCGCAGCGCAGCGTTGCCGAAGTGCGCGACGCCGTCGCCAGGGAGCAGCCGGACTGCGTGTGCGTGGAACTCGACGCCAGTCGCTACGCGACCATGAGCAGCGAACGGAGTTGGATGGAACTGGACATCCGGCGTGTGCTCAAGCAGCGCAAGGGCTTCCTGATGCTCACCAACATCGTGCTGCACTCGTTTCAGCGCCGCCTGGGCATGGACCTCGGCGTGCAGCCTGGCGCGGAGATGGCGGCGGCGGTGGCGGCCGCGGAGGCGGACGGTATCCGTTTCGTGCTGTGCGACCGGGAGATCCAGGTGACGCTGCGGCGCGCGTGGCGCAAGACCGGCTGGTGGGGCCGCCTCAAGCTGCTCGCGGCATTGCTGGCGGCGGGATTCTCGAACGAGAAGCTGGATGGCGAGCAGGTCGAGGCGCTCAAGGAGCGCGGCGCGTTGCAGGGCATGCTCGACGAGCTCGCCGACTACCTGCCCCAGGTCAAGGAGGTGCTGATCGACGAGCGCGACCGGTACCTGGCGCAGCGCATCTTCGAGGCCGGCGGCGAGCGCGTAGTGGCGGTCGTCGGCGCCGGCCACGTACCCGGCATCCAGCGCTGGCTGTCCGCGTTTCGGCGCCGCACGCCGCGTGCCGAGGAACTGGACGAGTTGGATCGCGTGCCGCCTCCCGGCCGCCTGCCAAGGCTGCTGCCGTGGACCATCCCGGCGCTGTTCGTGGCGCTGGTGGGATACGGATTCCTGCGTGCCGGCGCCGAGGTGACCATCGAAAAGCTGGCCCAGTGGGTGCTGGTGAACGGCACGCTCGCCGCTCTGGGCGCGCTGGCGGCGCTGGCGCATCCGGTCACCATCATCTCTTCGTTCGCGGCGGCGCCGATCACCTCCGTGAACCCCACCATCGGGGTGGGTATCGTGGCCGGGCTGATACAGGCGATGGTGCGCAAGCCGAGAGTGGTCGACTTCGAGAATCTGTCGCAGGACGTCAGCAGCGTGCGCGGCATTCTGCGCAACCGGGTGACCCACATACTGGCGGTGTTCTTCATGTCGAGCGTCGGCAGTGCGATCGGTACCTTCGTGGGCTTGTCGTTTCTCACCAGCCTGCTGCGCGGCGGATGAACGTGCGGCCCGGTTCAGGAGGGCGGCGGCGTCGGGCAGGCGAGCAACGCGGCGATCCGGCGCAGCGCTCGCCCCCGGTGCGAGAGCCGGTCCTTGTCGGCGGCGGTCAGCTCGGCCATGGTGCGCTCGCCGGCGTCGCCGGCGTCGCCGGCGCGGACAAGGAACACCGGATCGTAGCCGAATCCGCGCGCGCCGCGTGGCTGCGGCGCGATCCGTCCCGCCACCGCCTCCTGCACCAACAACAGGCGCCGAGCATCGAGCACGACCGCGATGCAGCAGATGAACGCCGCCGAGCGGTCGGCGGCGGCGGCGCCGTGCAGCAAGGACAGCAGGTACGCGCAGCGTCCGGCGTCGTCCAGTGCCGCTCCCGGCGGTCCGAAGCGCGCCGATCGAACGCCCGGCGCTCCGCCGAGTGCCGCCACGGCGAGCCCGGAGTCGTCGGCGAGCGTCGGCATTCCGATCAGGCCGTGCAGGTGGCGTGCCTTGCCGAGGGCGTTCTGCTCGTAGGTGGAGCCGGTCTCCTCGAAGGCGAACGATACGCCGACCTCGGCGGGGGTGCGCACGGCGACCCCGACCAGGATGCGGCGCACCTCGGTGACCTTGTGCGGATTGTTGCTGGCCAGGACCAACTCCATCGCGGCAAGGCTACCGCGTGTCATTGTCGTGCAGCAAGCGGTGCAACCCGGTATCGACCGTCCCCTTGGGTACGCCGAGGACGGCGGCGATGTGGCGATTGCTCGGCGCCATCCGCACCCGTGACAGCTCGAATTGGGCCGCCGCGACCGTGTGGCGGCAGCGCGCCGCACGCCTCAGCAGCCGCCCGCGGAGGCGCGGGTCGGGTTCCATTCTCGCACGCACCACGCACAGGTGCACCGCCGTGAATGCCCGGTTGCGGCGGTCGCGCAGCATTTGCCGGCGCCGGTACGCGGGCTCCCGGAGGCGGCCCAACCGGCTGAACAGCGGGTGCAGGCTGTCGGGATGGCAGCCGGTGGCATCGACGAGGGCGGCGAACTGCCGGTCGTCGAGCAGGTCGGCGGTTTTCAACAGTACGTACAATATGCGCTTCTGGAAGGGGTCCTCGGGCAACCGGAAGCGGCGCGTCCGCGCGCGCCGCCGCGAAGGCGTTGCGCCCGCGCGGAACGTGCCCGCCTGATCGGCCAGCCGCAACGCCGGCTCGCGCGCCGGGGACTCGGGGCCGGCCGCGGCCGGCGGCTGCGACGGTTCCGTACGTGCCGCGCCGCCGGCGGGATCGAACGAGCGTTGCCAGCGGGCCATGGACTCCTTGCTTTCCCACGCCAGGTTGTACAGTGCGACCTTCAACCGCTGATCGAGATACTTGCGATCTCGGAGATAGCTGCGCAGTTGCCAGCGCAGCACCGAATTGCAGTAGTGTTCGAACGGAATGCCGCGATCCTCGAACCGATCGATTACCAGTTCCAGCTTGTCGTAGCAGTACAGGTAGAAGTCGCCCGGTACATCCTCGTCCAGGCACGCCACCGTGCTGTGCGGGAATTGATAGGCGTAAGCGGCCAACTTGCTTACCATGGCGCGCCGCAGCCGGCGCGACCGCTGAGCGGCGAATACCCGTTCGTTGCAGAACCCGGCGGGAAACTCCAGCATGTCGATACCTCCGTTCCCGCCTGGGAGCAAGCGTCATGCCAGAACGGGATGCGAACCGGCGCGCGGAGGGGCTCGAACGGCTGGAGATTTACCCTGATTTACTCTGCGGAGCGAGGCGGCTGATCAGCCGGGGGCGCAACGTGTGCACGTTGCCGGTCCAGGTGAACCCGGCCGCCTGCCGGTGTCCGCCGCCGCCGAAGTGGCGTGCCACCGCCGCGACATCGACGCTCGGCGCGGAGCGCAGACTCACCGAGCACTCCCCCTCGCGCCGCTCGCGGACGAAGGCGAGCACGTCGCTGCCGTCCACCGTACGCAACAACTGGTAGAGCTCGTCCTGTCCGGCCGGACCCTCGCCGAGTTCGCGCAGATCGGCGAGCGACTGATAGGTAAACAGCACCCGGCCGCCGTGGAACCGTTCGGTACGCAGCAGCAGGGTGCCGAGCAGGCGGCGGTGGGCAAAGCTGCGCCCGCCGTAGATGCTCTGGTGGGTGGCGCGCGGGCTCGCGCCACTGGCCACCAGGCGGGCGGCGGCCTCGAACGCGGTGGTGTTGCCGGCCGCGACGTGGCAGAAGAAACCGGTGTCCGTGCAGAGGCCGAGCAGCAGCAGCTCGGCAAGATCGGTGCGCACCGCGGTGCCGCTCGACTCCAGGATGAGCTGCACGAGGCAGGCGGTGGCGGGCGCCGTCGGATCGACCAGGCGGAGGTCGCCGAAAGCGGCGTCGGGGCTGCCCGGCGGGCCGGGCGGATGGTGGTCGATCACCACCGAGCGCAACCCCGCCAGTTGCCCGGCCAGCGAACCGGTACGCTCGGGCGAGGCGCAGTCGAGCAACACCGCGAGCGGGTTGCGGCGCAACGTTTCCGCCTCGATGGCCGGGCGGAAGCGCGGCGCGTAAGAACGAATTTCGTACCGGTTGAACGGCCCGGCCGAGTAGACCCCGACGCGCTTGCCGAGGCTGCTCAGGAACTCGGCCAGTGCCAACTGCGACGCGACACAGTCGCCATCCGGCTCTTCGTGGCCCAGCACCACCAGCGACTCGGCGGCACGCAGTGCATCCAGCACCTGCCGCGGGGTGGCGTTCGTCACAGGTGCAGCACCTCTCGCTGCGGCGCACCTCCGGACACCACCAGTTCGCGCCCGTGTACGTAGGCGTTGATCTCGGTGCGCAGCCCGTACTCGGGCCGGTACACGCCGGGCTCGATCGAGAAGCAGGAGCCGTGCAGCAACAAGCGCGGGTCAGGGAACTCGACGGCGTCGAGATTGACGCCGATGCCGTGCAGCCGGGTGTCGATGGCGTGGCCGGTGCGGTGGCGCACCCACGGCAGCAGGCGGTGGCGGTCGAGAATGGCGCGCGTGTGGCGGTCCACATCCGCGCCGCTGACCGGCTGCGTCGCGGCGAGGCGTTCGCGAATGAACGCCACGGCGCCGTCGCGGGCGGCGCACAGCGCGGCGAAGGTCCGCGCCACCGGCTCCGGCACCGCGCGTCCGGTGTAGGCCACCCACGAAATGTCGGCGTAAACGCCGTCGGCGCCCGGTTCGCGGGCCCACAGGTCGAACTGCACCACCTGGTCGGGCGCGATCGCCGCACCGGCGCCGGCCGGCTGGTAGTGCGGGTCGTTGCTGTGCGTGCCGGCCGCGACCAGGGGCGCCTCCTCGGTGATCAGCCCGTGGCGCGCGAACGCAGCGGCGATCCAGTCGCGCACCTCGCCCTCGCTGACCGCCGCGCGGCCGCGTATCCGTTCGGCCAGGCGTTGCCAGGCGTCGTCGAGCACCCCGCGCACCAGCACCGCCGCGCGATCGTGGCTGGCGCGGCCGGCCGCGGTGAGCACGCCGAGGACACGCTGAATCAGCGTCTCCGCCGGCAGCGTGGGGATGGCGAGTTGGCGCAGCAGGGCCACCAGGCCGTGGTCGACCAGGGACAGGGCGGGAATGGTGGCCGAGTAGTTGATCGCCACCGGGGTGCGGCGCGCACAGGCGGCGCGCAGGCAGGCCACGAACTCGCCGCGCGACGCGTAGGTGGCCACCGGCCCCGGCAGATGGCCGAGCACGCCCGCCTCGATGGCGTGCACGATGCGCGACACGGTGCCGTCGGCGGCGACCAGCGCTGCCCAGGGGCGGGTGTTCATGGCGTTGGCCGGCACCCCGAGGATCGCGTCGGCGACGTGGTCGCGGTGATAGACGTTATAGAACAGCCAGCCGTCGATGCCGGCGGCGCGCAGCGCGGGCGCCACGCGCCCGAGATGGTCCTCGCTCACCGCTACACGATATGCGCGTTCGTCGCGCCTTGTCAGCCGGGCGTGCTCGCCGCCGCCGGTGCGACGTCCGGTTCCACCACGGGCTACCGATCGGTGGAGCCGCGCCCGCCGGCGCGGGCAAGCGTGGCCAGCAGGAGCGCCCGGGCGGTGTGCTTGCGGTTCTCGGCCTGTTCCCACACCACCGAGGCCGGGCCTTCGAATACCTCTTCGGTAACTTCGTTGCCCTTCACCGCCGGCAGATCGTGCATGAACACGCAGCCGGGGTTGCCGGTGCGGGCGAGCAGATCGGCGTCTACCTGGTAGGGGGCCAGCAGGGCGCGGCGTTCGGCGGACTGTTCCTCCTCTCCCATCGACACCCACACGTCGGTGTACACGGCGTCGGCGCCGGCCACCAGCGCGGTGTCGGGACCGCACTCGATGCGCGCGCCGCTGGCGCCGGCGAACGGCGCGCACTGCCGGCGCAAGGCGTCGGGGGGCGCGAGCTCGGCGGGGCCGACGGCGGTGAAGTGCACCCCGGTCAGGCTGCAGCCGATCATCAGCGAGCTCGCGATGTTGTTGCGGCAGTCGCCGACGTACGCCAGCTTGCGCCCGGCGAGGCGGCCGCAGTGCTCTTCCAGGGTCATCAGGTCGGCGAGCACCTGGGTGGGGTGGCGCGTATCGGTGAGGCCGTTGTACACCGGCACGCCGGACAGGCGCGCGAGCGCTTCCACCGTGGCCTGCTCGTAGCCGCGGAACTGGATGGCGTCGAACATGCGGCCGAGGATGCGCGCGGTGTCCTCGAGCGACTCCTTGGCGCCGAGGTGGATGTCGTCGGCGCCGAGGAACACGGTGTGGCCGCCCTCTTCCCCGAACGCGGTGTCGAACGCGCAGCGGGTGCGGGTGGAGGGCTTCTCGTACAGCAGCGCCAGGCTCATGCCGGCGAATCGGCGGTGTACCGCGCCGGCGCGCCGATCCGCCTTGGCGCGCCGGGCGAGGGCGAGCAGCAGGCGAACGTCGTCGGGAGAAAAGTCGCTCAGCGTGAGCAGCGAGCGTCCGTGCAGATGGTCGGTATCGTCCATGATCGGCTCCGCAGTGTGCGAGGGTACGAAATAGAGGCAGGACCGTACCGGATGCACCGCGCCTTCGCAAGGGGCGCGCGCCATGCACATGGGTGACACGCGTAAACACGCGCAGGATCGTTGTTGACAGATGGGAGCGCAATGGGGCAACTTGCCCCGTCCGCTGCGGTGGTGGAATTGGTAGACACGCTAGCTTGAGGGGCTAGTGGGCGTTTAGCCCGTGAAGGTTCAAGTCCTTTCCGCAGCAACCCGGCTCAGACCGGGGGTTCCACCCGGCCCCGGACGGCGCCGCGGCCGACACCTCCCCACCTCCCGAACTGCACGCCTACCTGTTCGGCCCGGCCTCGGGCGCCACTCGCGGGGACTCCTCTCAGGGGATCAGCAGCAGCTTGCCGGTGGTGGAGCGGCCGGCCAGCGCGGCGTGCGCGGCGGCCGCCTCGGCGAGCGGATACTCGCGGTGGATCAGCACGTCCAAGTCGCCGGCGGCAACCCAGGAGAACAGCTCGGCGCTGCGCGCCGCCAGTTCGCTTCGCTCGGCGATGTAGTCGGCCAGGGTCGGGCGGGTGAGATACAGCGAGCCGCCCTGCGACAGCATCGCCGGCTCGAAGCCGGTCACCGGTCCGCTCGACTGGCCGTAGCTCACCAGCACGCCGCGCCGGCGCAGCGCCGCCAGCGAGCCGGCGAAGGTGGCCTGCCCCACCGAGTCGTACACCACGTCGACGCCGGCGCCGCCGGTGAGGCGGCGCGCCTGCTCGGGTACGTCGCCGTAATCGAGCACGTGGTGGGCGCCGAGCGCGCGCACCATGGCGGCCTTCTCCGGCGTGGAGCAGGTTGCCAGCACGGTGGCGCCGCGGCGCCGCGCGGCCTGCACCAGGAGGCGGCCGACGCCGCCGGCGGCCGCGTGCACCAGCGCCGTGGAGCCGGCCTCCAGCGGCGCGGTGTCGGTGACCAGGTAGTGGGCGGTAAGGCCCTGCAGGAACACCGCCGCCGCCAGCCTGGTGGACAGCGTGTCGGGCAGCACCACCACCGCGCGCGCCGGTACCACGGCATACTCGGCGTAGGCGCCGGCGGTCATGGCGTAGGCGACGCGCGCGCCGGGCGGCACGGTGGTGACGCCGCTGCCGACGGCATCGATCACTCCGGCACCCTCCATACCGGGAGTGAAAGGGGTGGCGACGGGGTAGAGACCGGTGCGCTGGTAGATGTCGATGAAGTTGACACCCGCCGCTTCGATTCTGACGCGGACTTCGTGCGCACCCGGTTCGGGTACGGGTAGGTCGGTGATGCGGAGGACCTCGGGTCCTCCGGGCGCAGAGACTTGTATCGCTTGCATCGTGGCTAATCCCAGTCGAGGGCGCCGGCGGGCTGGTACTCGGTCACCCGGGTCTCGAAAAAATTCTTTTCCTTGTTCAGGTCCATGGTGTGCCCCATCCACGGGAA
This window encodes:
- a CDS encoding M24 family metallopeptidase, which gives rise to MSEDHLGRVAPALRAAGIDGWLFYNVYHRDHVADAILGVPANAMNTRPWAALVAADGTVSRIVHAIEAGVLGHLPGPVATYASRGEFVACLRAACARRTPVAINYSATIPALSLVDHGLVALLRQLAIPTLPAETLIQRVLGVLTAAGRASHDRAAVLVRGVLDDAWQRLAERIRGRAAVSEGEVRDWIAAAFARHGLITEEAPLVAAGTHSNDPHYQPAGAGAAIAPDQVVQFDLWAREPGADGVYADISWVAYTGRAVPEPVARTFAALCAARDGAVAFIRERLAATQPVSGADVDRHTRAILDRHRLLPWVRHRTGHAIDTRLHGIGVNLDAVEFPDPRLLLHGSCFSIEPGVYRPEYGLRTEINAYVHGRELVVSGGAPQREVLHL
- the argF gene encoding ornithine carbamoyltransferase, whose amino-acid sequence is MDDTDHLHGRSLLTLSDFSPDDVRLLLALARRAKADRRAGAVHRRFAGMSLALLYEKPSTRTRCAFDTAFGEEGGHTVFLGADDIHLGAKESLEDTARILGRMFDAIQFRGYEQATVEALARLSGVPVYNGLTDTRHPTQVLADLMTLEEHCGRLAGRKLAYVGDCRNNIASSLMIGCSLTGVHFTAVGPAELAPPDALRRQCAPFAGASGARIECGPDTALVAGADAVYTDVWVSMGEEEQSAERRALLAPYQVDADLLARTGNPGCVFMHDLPAVKGNEVTEEVFEGPASVVWEQAENRKHTARALLLATLARAGGRGSTDR
- a CDS encoding quinone oxidoreductase — translated: MQAIQVSAPGGPEVLRITDLPVPEPGAHEVRVRIEAAGVNFIDIYQRTGLYPVATPFTPGMEGAGVIDAVGSGVTTVPPGARVAYAMTAGAYAEYAVVPARAVVVLPDTLSTRLAAAVFLQGLTAHYLVTDTAPLEAGSTALVHAAAGGVGRLLVQAARRRGATVLATCSTPEKAAMVRALGAHHVLDYGDVPEQARRLTGGAGVDVVYDSVGQATFAGSLAALRRRGVLVSYGQSSGPVTGFEPAMLSQGGSLYLTRPTLADYIAERSELAARSAELFSWVAAGDLDVLIHREYPLAEAAAAHAALAGRSTTGKLLLIP